From the Pseudomonas baltica genome, one window contains:
- a CDS encoding LysR substrate-binding domain-containing protein yields the protein MNNLRRVDLNLLVTLDALLADPNVTRTAERLHLSQPSVSVHLSKLRHVFDDPLLLPGPRGMRPTAKADALREPLRRALEALTQAIAPAGPFDPLQATHTWRIAASDNSASTILLPVLAGLRDAAPHTRLAVIEKAPSRMAKDAEDGHIDLGFHTRDDAPAGLHMQVLYSERYVLASRIGHPLLDQAPSLELFCQLQHVMVSPDGGGFIGITDQVLAERGLSRTVVLSVPHFLFVAAALASTDLVALLPARLVAGHGGLQVMEPPVPIPGYEMAMFWPERLHRDPAHQWLRGFIAGSV from the coding sequence ATGAATAATCTACGTCGCGTCGACCTCAATTTGCTGGTCACCCTCGATGCGTTGCTGGCTGACCCCAATGTCACCCGCACAGCCGAGCGTTTGCATCTGTCGCAGCCCTCGGTGAGCGTGCATCTCTCCAAACTGCGCCATGTGTTCGATGATCCGCTGTTGTTGCCGGGCCCGCGCGGCATGCGCCCGACCGCCAAGGCGGACGCGTTGCGCGAGCCACTGCGCCGGGCGCTGGAAGCCCTGACCCAGGCGATCGCGCCGGCAGGGCCTTTCGATCCACTGCAGGCCACACATACCTGGCGAATCGCCGCCTCCGACAATAGCGCCTCGACCATTTTGCTGCCGGTGCTGGCGGGCCTGCGCGATGCCGCGCCGCACACGCGCCTGGCAGTGATCGAAAAGGCCCCTTCACGTATGGCCAAGGACGCCGAAGACGGCCATATCGATCTGGGTTTTCATACCCGCGACGATGCTCCGGCGGGCCTGCATATGCAGGTGCTGTACAGCGAGCGCTATGTGCTCGCCAGTCGCATTGGTCATCCGCTGCTGGACCAGGCGCCGAGCCTCGAGCTGTTCTGCCAGTTGCAACACGTTATGGTTTCGCCGGATGGGGGCGGGTTTATCGGCATCACTGACCAGGTGCTGGCCGAACGCGGCTTGAGCCGCACAGTGGTGTTGTCGGTGCCGCATTTTCTGTTCGTCGCGGCAGCGCTGGCGAGCACCGATCTGGTGGCGCTGCTGCCGGCTCGGCTGGTGGCGGGCCATGGCGGCTTGCAGGTGATGGAGCCGCCCGTGCCGATTCCCGGTTATGAAATGGCGATGTTCTGGCCTGAACGCCTGCATCGGGATCCCGCCCATCAATGGCTGAGGGGGTTTATTGCGGGGTCGGTCTGA